The genomic interval GGGGTCCGCTGGCCATGCCCTCCCGGGGCAGAGTGCCTTCGGCCTCAGTGATGCCGTCCTGCAGAAGTACAGCGCAGCCGGGTCTCTGCTGTGGACTCGGCAGTTCGGCACGTCGGACAGCGACTTCGCCGTGGCCGTCAGTGTCGGCAGTGACGGGAGCGTAGTGGTCGTGGGGGGCACGGAAGGCACTTTCCCCGGCCAAGCGTACCTGGGCGTACAGGACGTCTTCGTTCGGAAGTACGACGCGGATGGAACTCTGCTCTGGACGCGGCAGTTTGGGACGGTGGCCGATGAAACCCCTTACGCTGTGAGCGCCGATGCCGAGGGCGCAGTGGCTGTCGTCGGCAGCACCCGAGGAGCGCTCCCCGGGCAGAGCCACCAAGGCCACTTGGACGCGTTCGTACGCAAGTACGATCGCGACGGTGCCCACCTCTGGACGCGACAGTTCGGCGGGACAGGTGCGGACGGCGCGACCGGTGTGAGCATCGCCCCGGACGGACGCGTCCTAGTCGCCGGCGTGATCCGCATGGCGCTCCCGGACCAGGTCACCCTCGGCGGTCCCGATGCCTTCCTGGTCACCTACAGCGCCGAAGGGACAGTTCTTCGGACTCGGCAGTTTGGAACGGCGGGCAGCGACTATGCCTTTGCGGTAGCGTCCACGAATAGCGGCAGCGCGCTCGTAGTGGGGGCAGTCGAACACGCGCTCCCAGGGCAGCTCAGCTTGGGCGGTCACGACGCGTTCCTGCGCGAGATTTACAACCCGTGACCTCTGCGCGGTCGCTGCGCTAGTCCACTGCGCGCCACCTCGACTTCCCTCTGGCGAGCGCGTGGTGACGGGCGAGGGCGTCGCGCGCCGGTCGTGCCCTCTCGTCACGGGGGGGGAACGAGCCCTCGGGTGCGTAGAGCTACTGCCTCTGCCTTGCGAACGTGTCGGGCAACTACAACCTCACGTGGGCGCGGGCGAAGGTGACGTCGCCCTCGCGGCGCCGGTGCGTCGACCACCGAGCATTGGACGACGCGGACGCCATCGGCGCACGCATCCGACTCGAGCGCCCCTGCGGGGTGGCCGCTTGCGTCGCCACTGGAAACCGGGTCCGAAGCGTTGCTCGGTGCGCTGCGCGCAGGTTTCCCCCCCAACTCTGAGGGTCTTGCTGGGAATCAGTGACCCAGGATTCCGGGACAGGCCTGCACGCGGTCTCCCATCCCTGGTAGGTTGGGGCATGCGCGGCATGACTCCTTTCCCCTTGCTGGCTTGGTGCCTCGCCGCGCTGAGCGTGATGGGATGTTCGGAATCGCCTGCGCCGCCCCCCGCGCAGAGCGGGGGAGAAGCGGACGAGCCTACACACGTCGCAGAGCAGACGCCCGACGTGCGGAACGAAGCGTCGGGGGACACGGTGGCGCTGGCGCCGTCGGACGGGCCCCCCACCGACCCGGCGGACACCGCTCAGCAAGGAGCGAACGTGAACGCGCCCGTCGACGGCCCCGACGACGCGGACGCGGGCGCGTCGCTAGGCCGAGTCGAAGCAGCCTCCGGGAACGCCGTCGACGGAGCCAATCCACGCGCGCGCACCTCACCTCCTCGCGGGCACGCACACTCAACCGTGACCAGCATCCGCGTGCCCGACTGCATCCGCTCCTGCGTGGCGTCGAGCCCCCTGCGCGAGCTGTCGGAGAGCGCCGCACGCGAGGACTGCGCGCGCACCTGCCGGCAGTAGCGCGCCCGGCGGGCACCTCCCGAAGCCCCACGTCGCGCTGCACCTACCGTGTGCGCCGCGCACGGACACGGTCCCCCTTGTCGTGGCGCGCGCGGGCCCGCCATGATGGGGGGGATGGATCCGTTGCACACCTTGCCTCGCCTGCTGGACCGCGTTCCGGCCGAGGTCTTGGTCCACTCGGAGCCCGAGCCCTGTCCCTACATCGAGGGGCGGACGGCGTTGATGCCGCTGCGCTTGCCCATCCGCCGCCTGCAGCCAGCCGAGCTGGACCTGCGGTTGCAGCAGGGAGACCGCCGCCACGGCGCGTTGCTCTACCGTCCCAGCTGCGCCGACTGCCACGCCTGCGAGGCCATCCGGCTGGACGTGGCGCACTTCCCGCTGCGGCCCCAACACCGGCGCGTGCTGCGGCGCGGTGACAAGGCCCTGCGTGTGGAGCTGGGCCCACCCATCGCGGACCGCGACCGCATCCAGCTGTTCGAGCGGCACAAGCGCGTCCGCGGTCTCGAGAGCGCCAACGCGCGCCCCATCACCATGCTCTCGTATCAGCGCTTCCTGGTGGACCGCCTGTGCGGCTCGTTCGAGATGCGCTACTACCTCGAGGATCGCCTGGTGGGCGTGGCCGTCACGGACAAGGGCGAGACCTCGCTCTCGGCCGTGTACTGCTACTACGACCCGGACCTCGCGCGGCTGAGCCTCGGCACCTACTCCATCCTCAAGCAGCTGGAGCTGGCCCGCCGCTGGGGCATGCAGCACCTGTACCTGGGGCTCTACATCGAGGCCAACGAGCACATGGCCTACAAGGCGCGCTTCCTGCCGCACGACCGCCTGGTGCGCGGCGAGTGGCACCACTTCGCGCGTCCCGACGCGGAATCGCCGGGAGCGACGCCCACGGCACCGACGACGCCCACGACCCCGACGACGCCTACGGACGCCGCGCCCAGGTGACGCTGGCCTGCTGGCACACGGGCTCGCAGTTCGCGCCGTTGGGGTACGTGGCCGCGTAGCTGGGCGTCGCCGTCTCGTCGCGCAGCGTCACACCGTCCAGCGTGTGCACCACGCGCACCCGTGCAGGCCGCCCGTACACCTCGATGACCATCTCGAACGCCCCCGGCACGGCGCGCGCGCCCGCCATGACGGTGCCCGGCACGGGGCTCTCCATCTCGACCATCTCCGTGCGCGCACCGAGGAACACGCTGGCGCCCCCGTCGCAGGTAGCGTGGTCGACGGCGGAGGTGTCCGTGTGCTCGAGCGTGCAGGTGATGGTGGTTCCGTCCGCGTCGATCACGAACTCGTGCCGACCGGCGGCGGCCTCCTCGGGGCTCAGGTCCACGCGGATGGTGACCTGGTCGGCGCAGCCGATCTCCGTGCAGATGGGCCCGGCGGACGTGCTGGCACCGCCGCCGCACCCCACGAAGGATGCCGAGAGGAAGGACAGCAGGAGCGCCGACAGCGCGACCGCTCGGTGAGCCATCCGTCGCGCCGACGGGGCCACTGGGCGACCCGATGCGACCGGTGAATGGGCTGGGACACGGGCCGAGCGGAGGGCGTAGAGGGCAGTGCGCATGAGGGTCCTGGTGCGAAGGCGTGGCGCCCGATGCTCGATGCACGCGCGCTCCCCAGCAAGACCCGCGTGCTGGCTCGGTCCTTGGCCGGGCATGGCAGCACCCACCGGCAGACCGGGCCGCGCGTTCATGGTGGGGGGTGCAACCGAACGCAAGACACGGACGTCGCCGAGCCCGCCTCGTCGACACGTCGCGCGCGCGGGAATACGCACGCCCCCCAGCCCGGTTCGGCCGCATGGTCCGCCCCACCCGTGCCCGTGCCCTCGCCACCGCCCGCATCCTCGGCGCCCAGGTGTGCCTGGCGCTGCTGGCGTGGGTGCTGCTGCGGCGCAGCCAGCCGGAAGAGGGCCTGCCCGAAGGAGCGCTGGCCAGCAGCACACCAGACCCCGAGGACGCCTCACCGGGGTCCGCGCGCGACCTCGACCTCGACCTCCACGGCCGGAACGACGAGCTGACGGCGACCGACCATGGCGCAGCGCGCGGCGCGAGCCGCCCGCCCGGCGCGAGCACGCAGGTGCGCGAACTGTCGACCAGCCTGCCCCCGAGCGAGGCCCTGCGCGCCCTGACCGAGTGCGAGGCCGCCTGCGACACCCCGTTCCAGCCGCAGCCCAGCGCTCTCCCCCCCGACGCGCGCCGCCGCCGCGCAGGCCTGCACCGCATCCCGGGTGGGCGCACCTGGTGGCTGGACCCACGCGCAGGCACGGACCAGGGCGCGCTCGTGTGCAGCGAGGTAGGCGACGGGCAGGTGGAGTGCCCCTGGACGCTGCCCCTCGAGGCACGCATCCCCCGGACCGACCCGGCCACGCGCGCCACGCCCTACCACGCAACGCTGTTCATCGCGGAGGCCTTGCTGGAGGTCCAGCTGTTCGTCCCGGGCGAAGACGGCCCGCGTTGCACCTGCCCACCGTTCGACCTGCGCGGCGTGCCCGACTGAGCCGCGGCGTCAGACCAGGCCAGCGGCTGCGCGCATGGTCAGCGCAATGAGCACCAGGCTCGACAGCGCGAACAACACGAAGCGCGCGGGGATGTGGTTCACCAGCGTCTGCACCAGGCTGTGCGCCACGCGCAGCCCGACGTACGCCCACGCCAATGTCACGGCCAAATCGTCCGCGGGCGCGATCAGCGCGCTCGCGAGGGCCACCGCGTAGAAGACCGTCGGCTGCTCCATCAAGTGGTTGTAGTTGTCCGCCTTCCACCGCACGCGGGCCGGCAGCTGCGCCATCTGCTCGCCGCGCGGGGCGTTGCTGTCGGGCGTCATCTTCGCGACCCGCATGGCGGGCAGCCGCGTGGCGTACATGAAGGCCCACATCAGGTGGGTCCAGAAGGCGAGGGCAAGCAAGGGCGCGAGGATAGGTGCAGGCATGCGCCGAGCATGCGCCACGATCCGTGCGGCATCCATGCGTCCTTCGGGGCCTCGATCAACCACTCCGGGTCTAGACGGAGGCTGTCCCGCGTGGCGCCAAGTGGTACGCTGCGGACGACTCGGGCAGGGCTGCGGTCCGTGAGCCCTCGCGAGGAGATGATCCGCATGAAGGCATGTGCACGGTCGCGACGCACACCATCCCACCACAGCGCACCCGCGCCGTTCGGACTGTTCACATGGGTCCTCTGTCCACGTCACATGGAAGCAGCGACGAGGATGTGCGCAGCGTGACGTTCGCGCCCCCAGACGAGATCGATCTGAGACAGTTAGCCAAAGGCACAGACCATCTGAGCCCTGCCGTTTGCGGCCAACTGGTAGAAGCCGCCGTCTGCTGCCTCGCACACCAAGGACACGACAATGGCGCGCACATGGAGGTCAACGGGTCCGCGGTCGTCGTGAGGTGCGGCGACCTGGATCCGAGAGCGAACGCGTCGCACGCCGACCGCCAGGATGCGACCGAGGACGGTGCTGTTGCTATCGCCATTGCTCTCATCCGCGCAGGCACCGATCTGGACGTCGTTCAACGGTCGTGGAAGGGTACCGGCTTCGACTACTTCCTAACCTCAGGAACAGGAAACGCGCCGTTCGAGGGAAGTGCCTGCCTAGAAGTGTCCGGTATTCTTGCAGAAGACGACCTATCGATGCGTCGGAGAGTCGCCGCCAAGGTAAAGCAGGTCGATGCGGGCGATGGCGCTCTGCCGGGCTACGTTGTAGTCGTCGGTTTCTCCCTGCCAAGAGCGGCCGTAAAGAGCGTCCCATGAGCGAAGCCAACGAACTCCACAACCGGGCCATGGCGCTCGTCGAATCAGCGCTAGGCGCTCGGCGACGCGGTGACCATGCTGAGGCCCGCGATGTGTTTGCTGAGGCCCAACGGCTGGAGTTGGCGTCGGCCCAGAAGGCGGAGACGCAACCTTCGCGCTCGATCCTGTTCCGCAGCGCGGCGTGGCTAGCGCTCGAGGCCGAGGACGCTTCTGAGGCGGAGCGGCTTGCCGCCTGTGGCCTGGCCGACATCGGAGTGCCGAACAAGGTGAAGGTGGAGCTGCGAGCCGTTGCTGAGGAGGCGAGGCTTCGGCTGCATCAGCCGCTGCCGCCCCCGACCGCCATGTCGAGCGTCACACTTCACTTGGAGGGCCCTGCCGTTGGCTACGGCACGGCATCGGCAGGCGACGTCGACCGTCGGAAAGGTGCCCTCCAGAGCATCATCGTGAGGACCGCCGAGCGAAGGGCACGGCGCCCGTTCAGGCTTCACGGTGGCGCCCCACGAGACGTCGTTCGCCAGCTCCAGCCTCGACTGTCGTATGCGGCGGGAAGCATGGTCGTTCAGGTTGTTCTCGGCGGGGATCAGCGCGAGCTGTGGGACGAGAACGCTGCGGTCGTAGAAGACGTGCAACGGTGTCTCCTGGCGTTCAGCGAAGGCGGGACACGTGCGTTGCGAGCACCTATCGCCGATGATCTCTATCGCGAGAACTTTGCACAACTCGCGACACAGCTGGCACCCGACGGGAAGCGGGTGACCTCGGTGGATGTCCTCGTGGCAACGGCGACTGGGTCTCAAAAGCCCGTACGAATGCGTCGGCACGGTTCCGAAGACCGCAAGGCGAAGTCCCTACCGGTGGGCCCCGCACTCGACGTCCTGGAAGGCGAGTTGAGGGGCGTGGACGAGACGACGCCGAGGAACACCATCAAGATTCTTCTCTCGGGCGCGAACGCAACCGCCGTCTCCGTCCAGGTCGGGGATGCTGTGATGGAAGACATCGTCCGACCGCTCTACGGTCGAGTCGTCCGCGTCACCGTCGCCACTGTGGGAAAGCAGCACAAGCTGATCGGCGTCCCAGAACTGGTCGACGACGACGAGTCGTGACCCAGCACGAGCGGAGGTCGCTGAACGCAGCGCGGCGTGGCGGACGCAGCGCCACGCCACGGGACCCAGCCCTACGCGTCGCCTTCCGACCAGTCGTGCTCGACGTCGTGATCGGCACGCCACGAAAGCCCCTCGAGCGCCTGGATCTCCTGATGGAGCTCCTCGGCGTCGGCCGCGCTGGACCCACCCGTGGCGAGCGCACCCAGCCCAGCAGCCCGGACGTTGGCGACCGCTGCACGGCTGAGCAGCGAGAAGGTCTCCGCGACCCCAACGCGCGCGTGAGCGCACGCGGTGATCGCGTGCGTGTCGATGGGCAGACCGAGCGCCTCGCAGGCCTCGCGCGGGGAGACCGCGCTGGGCAGGTCGGTCTTGTTCAGCTGCAGCACCAAGCTCGGCACGAGGTCGGGGCGCGCAGCGCGCAAGCTGGCCAACATGCGCGCTTGTGCGCCAAGGCGACCGCTGGCGTCGGCCACGAAGCAGACGGCGTCCGCAGCGCGCAGCAACAGTCGGCGGCGCGCCCGCAGGGCCCACTGCCCCGGCACGGCCAGCACCTGCACACGCAGGCGCCGCTCATCGATGTAGCCCGCGTCGAACGCGCGCCAGTCGAAGAACTCGGTGCGCCGCGACGTGGATCCAGGAGAAAGCAGCTCGCCTGCGCGAGCGCTCAACAAGGTCTCGTGCAGCACACGCACGTTGGTGGTCTTGCCCGCGCCCGCCGCACCGTCGTACAGCAGGCGCAGCGTGATCGCGCCCGAGTTTGGGTCTAGATGCGCCACGCGGATCTGGCGCTCAGAGCGTCAGGCCCTCTTCGACCGCGCGCAGCTTGTGGCGCGCGAGACCGAGGTTCCCGCGCTGCTTGTCGATCGCCACGTAGATGAAGAGCGAGGGGTGCCGCGTGAGCGGGCGGATGATGTGGTACTGCGTCTCCAGCGTGATGAGCATGTCCTCGATGACGCCGGGCAGGCCGAGGTCTTTCATGACGCGCGTCTTGGCCTTCACGACCGACGTGTTGCCCGAAGCGGCCAGCTCGATGTCGAACCCAGCGCCGCCGCCGGTGGTTCCGAGCGTCATGCCGGACTCGTAGTCGACGAGGGCCGCGGCGAGCGCTCCATCGAGGGTCATGATCTGTTCGAGGCTGCTGGCGATGGTGGACATGGGGACCTGGCTCCAGGGGTTGGTAGGGGGGACGATACCAGAGGTCGTGAGCGCGCTGGTCTCGCTGCCGTGCTCGGGCGCACGGAGGCGCGTGCCCGTCTGGGCGAGCTCCTCGAGCCGCGCCACCTCGGCGCTGAGCTCGTGGAGCGAGAAGCAGAGCTCGGACGCGTACGCGCGCTGCACCGAGTGGAAGACGACCTGTCCCTGCGCGGCGCGCTCGACCAGCGCGCGCAGCTGCCGCGCGTTGTGCTCCAGCAGCGCGTCACGCATCGCCACGCGCTCGACCACGCCGTCTTCGACGAGGGCTTCGGCGAAGTTGCGGCCGGTCTCGCGGCACTGCTTCCACACCTGCTGGAGCGCCGGCCGCAAGGCGAGGCCGCGGGAGGTCATCACGCGCGCGAGGCTCGTGGGGGCACCCGCCGAGACCACCCAGGCGATGGCGCCGCCCGCGAGAAATATGCGATCCTGCTCACGCCCAACGTGCACCGTGATCTCACCATGACCCAGCGTGAGCGCGTCCCGGAGGACCTTCTCGAGCGTGGCCGGCATGGGCAGCGAAACGCTTGCGTTGTCGAGGATGCCGTGCTGGGGGAGCGCGCTGGCACGCGGTGACATGGAGCGGACACTAGCACCAAAGGGGGACGTGGGCCACGCGAATCGTGCTATCACTGAAATTGACAGCATGTCAGTGTAATCGGCGATGGACGGCGGGTCTCCCGTGCCCGTGCGGTCCCATTGTCGGCTGCCGTGATGACCCCACACGCGGCCCCGAGACGCCGACGGCGGGGCCGTGATATGGCAGCGCGGTGACGTTCGTGAACCACCTGTGGAACCTCGGGAGCGCACTGGGCGTGGGCTGGATGATCGTGGCGGCGCTCCTCGCGCGCGCTTCGGTGCTCGATTCACCCAAGGGGTCCGATCCCCGCGCGCGCTTCCGCTTCGCGTTCTCGCTCTTCGGCTTTTTCGCCGTCCTCTTGCTGGCCAGCGCCGCCACCGCAGCGTGGCACGGTCAGAGCGCCGCGGAGCTGCGCGTGGCGACGGGACTGGTGGGCACCTTGGCCGGTGTCGGGCTGGTCAGCGTGGTGGTGTTCGAGGGCTTGGTGCGCCGCGTGCGTCCGAACATCCCGCGCATCGTGCCCGACGTGCTGACCACCATCGCGGGTCTGGTCGCGCTCATGCGGGCGTCGTCGCACCTCGGCTTGGATCTGAGTGGCATCATCGCGACGAGCGCCGTGCTCACCGCCGTCATCGGCCTCTCGCTCCAAGACACGCTGGGCAACATCCTGGGTGGGCTCGCGCTGCAGATGGACGGGTCCATCGAGGTCGGCGACTGGGTGAAGATCGGGGACCTCTCTGGGCGCGTGTCGGAGATTCGCTGGCGCTACACCGCCATCGAGACCCGCAATTGGGAGACTGTCATCTTCCCCAACAGCATGCTCACGCGGGGCCAGGTGATGGTGCTGGGCAAGCGCTCCGGGCAGCCCGAGCAGTGGCGGCGCTGGGTGTACTTCCACGTGGACTTCCGCCACGCGCCGACCGACGTGATCGCGGTGGTCACGCAGGCGCTCTTGGCGCAGCCCATCCGCAACGTGGCGGCCACGCCGGCCCCGAACTGCATCGCGATGGACTTCGACCAGAGCTCCACCAAGTACGCGGTGCGCTACTGGCTCACGGACCTCGCCGTGGACGACCCGACCGACAGCGAGATCCGCACACGCATCTTCTTCGCCCTCGCGCGCGCGAAGATGTCGCCCGCGATCCCCGCGCAGACGGTGTTCGTGACGGAGCACGACGAGGAGCGCGCGCAGGCCAAGCGCGAGGCGGACTTCGAGCGCCGCGTGAAGGCGCTGCAGGGCGTGACGATCTTTCGTGACCTGTCCGACGAGGAGCGCAGCGCGCTGGCCGAGAGCCTGCACCGCGCGCCGTTCGCGGCGGGGGAGACGATGACGCGCGAGGGCGCGACGGCGCACCACCTCTACATCTTGGTGCGAGGTGAGGTCTCGGTGCGCGTCGGCGGCATCGAGCAGACCAACGAGGTGGCGCAGCTGCGCGCGGGCGCGTTCTTCGGCGAGATGGCGCTGCTGACGGGCGAGAAGCGGCGGGCGACGTGCATCGCGCTGAGCGACGTGGACTGCTACCGCTTGGACTGGGGCGCGTTCCGCGGGCTGCTGGAGCGGCACCCGGAGCTGGCCGAGCAGGTGGCCGCGGTGCTGGTGGAGCGGCAGGCGGATCTCGAAGCCGTGCGCGAGCGCGTGGACGTGGCCCAGGACGCGAAGCGGCGCGCCGAGAGCCAGCGCGACCTGGCGTTCAAGATCCGGACGTTCTTCCAATTGGATTGAGGGCACGGACCCGGGCGCCCGCACTTCTCGTGGCGTGTCGCGAGCCGGCAGGTGTTCCCCATGACGGCGACGCGCGGTTCAGCGCGAGGTCAGCCGACGATGGACACCGTGACGCGTCGCCGATGCGGACGGGTACGGTGCTCCCACAAGTAGACCCCCTGCCAGGTGCCGAGGTCGGCGCGGCCGCCCGCCACGGGGATGCCGAGCGAGGTCTGCGTCAGCGCCACGCGCACGTGCGCGGACATGTCGTCGGGCCCCTCGTCGGTGTGAACGAACAGGGGGTCCCCGTCCGTGACGAGCCGCGCGAAGAACGCGTCGAGGTCCACGCGCACGTTCGGGTCCGCGTTCTCGTTGATGATGAGCGAGGCACTGGTGTGATGGACGAACACGGTGCAGAGCCCGCGCGTGATGCCCGAGGCCCGCACGACGCGCTGTACGTCGTCCGTGATCTCGAGGGTCCCCCGGCCGCGCGTGGCCAGCTCGAGCGTCTCGGCGTAGTAGGTCATGCCGCGACGTAGCACGCCGCCACGGCGACGCAGGCGACGCGATGCCAGGTCCAGGTGGGGTTGGCAGGTCGGGCCCTGGGCCTGCTACGTTGAACGCGAACGAAGGAGCCCCGCCATGAGCACACCGACCGCTTCCCTGCCACGCCTTGCCACGCTCTTTCGCCTGCTTGTGGCGGCGCTCGCGTGCGTCGCGCTGGACGGCGTCATGGCGAGCGAAGCCGCCGCCCAGGCTCCGGCCGTGCCACGTGCGGAGCGCGTAGTCGACTTCGACGACATGACCGTGAGAGGCGCGGCCCCTGGTCCAGGCGCCTTCTACCACGTGCCGCGGAGCACGGCGGCCGACGAGCCCCGCGAGCTACGCCGAACGTTCGTGCGCCAGATCGTCGAGAGCGTCGGCCGAGAGCCGTTCTGAGCGCTCGCAGCCCGTTGACGAACCCCCGTCGCATCGCGCGAGCACCCGGCGGCACGTGGGCCTCGGACGGCCGGCGAGAGGACGGGAGGGCGCCCCGAGTAGCGTGAGGCTCGCGTCCCGCGCGACCGGCGCGCGGAACGCGACTGAAGAAAGGCTACTTCTTGCCCTTGGCGGGCGCGGCGGCCTTCGCGGGCGCAGCCGCCTTCGGTGCGCCGGCCTTCGCGGGCGCAGCCGCCTTCGACGCCGCGGCCTTCGCGGGCGCAGCCGCCTTCGACGCCGCGGCCTTCGCGGGCGTCGCTTGCTCTCGACGCGGGCGCGGGCGCATCCGCTCGGCGCCAGGCGCCTCGCGGGAACGCAGCGATCGACGAGGGCGAGCCGTGCACTTCTCGGGGCCGCCAACGGCGCCCGAGGCCGCCTGCACGGCCTTCGGCGCCGCGGCCTTCGCGGGCGCAGCCGCCTTCGGCGCCGCGGGCTTGGCCGCCTTCGCGGGAGCGGCCTTGGCCGCAGGGGTCACTTGCTTGGACTTGGTGGCCGGCTTCGCCGCCTGCATCGACTTCTCAACCATTGTAACCTCCATGAGATGACACATGTCATCTCATGTAGTGTCTCGCATGTTCAGAGATACACAAGAGGGATAATACGGGTATGAGTGAAAATCCGTGCGTCCCCCTTCCCCCTGCGTGATGCCCCATACGTTGGCGACGAGCTCCGACGAGCTCCCGCTCCACCCACGAAGTCCGCCGGAACAGACGAGTTCCCAGGCGCACTCTTCGCCGGTTCTCGCGCGCCGGCGTGCGCCCCCGCTCACGCGGCGGCTGCGTCGCTCAACGCCCGGCGAGCCGGCGACGCACGGAGCGGAGGATGTCGAGGCGCACCGACATCGACTCGGGTGGCGCGCCCCCGGGCGCTCGCCCGCGATGACCATACGCCGCCCACCAGCGGACGCGGGCTTCCGGGTCGAACTCGCCCTCCAGCTCGGTTGCGAGCCGTGCCAGCTGCTCACCGAGCACACGGGCTGAGGGCGGGCGCTCGGCTGGCCGCTTTGCCAGGCAGCTCAACAGCAGCTCTCGCAACGCCGCCGGCGTGTGCTCGACGCTGTGCTCGGGCCATGTGGGCAGCGGCCCGTGTACGTGCTGCGCGAAGAGCGCATGGCGGTTGGCCCCCTGATACGGGGGCTTGCCCGTCAGCAGGAAGAACCCGAGGCCTCCGAG from Sandaracinaceae bacterium carries:
- a CDS encoding arginyltransferase, which produces MDPLHTLPRLLDRVPAEVLVHSEPEPCPYIEGRTALMPLRLPIRRLQPAELDLRLQQGDRRHGALLYRPSCADCHACEAIRLDVAHFPLRPQHRRVLRRGDKALRVELGPPIADRDRIQLFERHKRVRGLESANARPITMLSYQRFLVDRLCGSFEMRYYLEDRLVGVAVTDKGETSLSAVYCYYDPDLARLSLGTYSILKQLELARRWGMQHLYLGLYIEANEHMAYKARFLPHDRLVRGEWHHFARPDAESPGATPTAPTTPTTPTTPTDAAPR
- a CDS encoding MAPEG family protein; the protein is MPAPILAPLLALAFWTHLMWAFMYATRLPAMRVAKMTPDSNAPRGEQMAQLPARVRWKADNYNHLMEQPTVFYAVALASALIAPADDLAVTLAWAYVGLRVAHSLVQTLVNHIPARFVLFALSSLVLIALTMRAAAGLV
- a CDS encoding tetratricopeptide repeat protein encodes the protein MSEANELHNRAMALVESALGARRRGDHAEARDVFAEAQRLELASAQKAETQPSRSILFRSAAWLALEAEDASEAERLAACGLADIGVPNKVKVELRAVAEEARLRLHQPLPPPTAMSSVTLHLEGPAVGYGTASAGDVDRRKGALQSIIVRTAERRARRPFRLHGGAPRDVVRQLQPRLSYAAGSMVVQVVLGGDQRELWDENAAVVEDVQRCLLAFSEGGTRALRAPIADDLYRENFAQLATQLAPDGKRVTSVDVLVATATGSQKPVRMRRHGSEDRKAKSLPVGPALDVLEGELRGVDETTPRNTIKILLSGANATAVSVQVGDAVMEDIVRPLYGRVVRVTVATVGKQHKLIGVPELVDDDES
- a CDS encoding GTPase domain-containing protein; the protein is MAHLDPNSGAITLRLLYDGAAGAGKTTNVRVLHETLLSARAGELLSPGSTSRRTEFFDWRAFDAGYIDERRLRVQVLAVPGQWALRARRRLLLRAADAVCFVADASGRLGAQARMLASLRAARPDLVPSLVLQLNKTDLPSAVSPREACEALGLPIDTHAITACAHARVGVAETFSLLSRAAVANVRAAGLGALATGGSSAADAEELHQEIQALEGLSWRADHDVEHDWSEGDA
- a CDS encoding mechanosensitive ion channel is translated as MTFVNHLWNLGSALGVGWMIVAALLARASVLDSPKGSDPRARFRFAFSLFGFFAVLLLASAATAAWHGQSAAELRVATGLVGTLAGVGLVSVVVFEGLVRRVRPNIPRIVPDVLTTIAGLVALMRASSHLGLDLSGIIATSAVLTAVIGLSLQDTLGNILGGLALQMDGSIEVGDWVKIGDLSGRVSEIRWRYTAIETRNWETVIFPNSMLTRGQVMVLGKRSGQPEQWRRWVYFHVDFRHAPTDVIAVVTQALLAQPIRNVAATPAPNCIAMDFDQSSTKYAVRYWLTDLAVDDPTDSEIRTRIFFALARAKMSPAIPAQTVFVTEHDEERAQAKREADFERRVKALQGVTIFRDLSDEERSALAESLHRAPFAAGETMTREGATAHHLYILVRGEVSVRVGGIEQTNEVAQLRAGAFFGEMALLTGEKRRATCIALSDVDCYRLDWGAFRGLLERHPELAEQVAAVLVERQADLEAVRERVDVAQDAKRRAESQRDLAFKIRTFFQLD
- a CDS encoding YjbQ family protein, with the protein product MTYYAETLELATRGRGTLEITDDVQRVVRASGITRGLCTVFVHHTSASLIINENADPNVRVDLDAFFARLVTDGDPLFVHTDEGPDDMSAHVRVALTQTSLGIPVAGGRADLGTWQGVYLWEHRTRPHRRRVTVSIVG